One region of Streptomyces leeuwenhoekii genomic DNA includes:
- a CDS encoding FUSC family protein yields the protein MLKRVFVAPDPGRTRLRFATRAVLGIALAVVVCGVAGHSLQGVVTGGLAALLALFTVTDATVRGQAVTTALLPAVGLPVLAAAAELHDHPVARDLTFLAVVGLGVYARRWGPRGHSLGVFAFMTYFVAQFLHATTDRLPELFASVLLSVLSAAAVRFGLWCYERRLPPAPVPVPPGGTGLARVTTRQAVQATAGAGFALVVGQLVSGQRWYWAVGATWWIFVNTTSRGETLVRGFRRVLGTVLGIGLGLLVAVPAQGAALPTAVLAAVCVFGIFYTAAVSYTWMMLCVTVLAGSLYGLLGVLTPGLLVLRLAETAVGALGAALAVLLVLPVTTHAVTDAWIQRALRCVHACTAEAAARLAGDESADPAPRVAELEQALARVRLSVAPLVHPLNPALGRKRRARRVLALLDDCAREIRGLVAVAADPVASHDARLAAACWRVESAVEALTGGGAVPAREAGREPAVEPALAHLHGLERALAELAVPLRAGSGSPLVGA from the coding sequence GTGCTGAAGAGAGTGTTCGTGGCTCCGGATCCGGGGCGGACACGGTTGCGTTTCGCCACGCGGGCCGTCCTCGGCATCGCACTGGCCGTCGTCGTCTGCGGTGTGGCCGGACACTCCCTCCAGGGCGTCGTCACCGGCGGCCTCGCCGCCCTGCTCGCCCTCTTCACCGTCACCGACGCCACGGTCCGCGGACAGGCGGTCACCACCGCCCTGCTGCCGGCCGTCGGCCTGCCCGTGCTCGCGGCCGCGGCCGAGCTGCACGACCACCCCGTGGCCCGGGACCTCACCTTCCTGGCCGTCGTCGGCCTGGGTGTGTACGCCCGCCGCTGGGGACCGCGCGGACACAGCCTCGGCGTGTTCGCCTTCATGACCTACTTCGTGGCGCAGTTCCTGCACGCGACCACCGACCGGCTGCCCGAGCTGTTCGCCTCCGTGCTGCTGTCCGTGCTCTCCGCCGCGGCGGTGCGCTTCGGCCTGTGGTGCTACGAGCGGCGTCTCCCGCCCGCTCCGGTGCCCGTCCCGCCCGGCGGCACCGGCCTGGCCCGCGTGACCACGCGGCAGGCCGTCCAGGCGACCGCCGGGGCGGGCTTCGCGCTCGTCGTCGGCCAGCTCGTCTCCGGGCAGCGCTGGTACTGGGCCGTCGGCGCGACGTGGTGGATCTTCGTCAACACCACCTCGCGCGGCGAGACCCTCGTCCGCGGCTTCCGGCGGGTCCTCGGCACCGTGCTCGGCATCGGTCTCGGTCTGCTCGTCGCCGTGCCCGCGCAGGGCGCCGCGCTGCCCACGGCGGTGCTCGCCGCCGTCTGCGTCTTCGGCATCTTCTACACGGCCGCCGTGTCGTACACCTGGATGATGCTGTGCGTGACGGTGCTCGCCGGATCGCTGTACGGCCTCCTGGGTGTCCTCACCCCGGGTCTGCTCGTCCTGCGGCTCGCCGAGACCGCCGTGGGCGCGCTCGGCGCCGCGCTCGCCGTGCTCCTCGTCCTGCCCGTGACCACCCACGCCGTCACCGACGCCTGGATCCAGCGCGCGCTGCGCTGCGTCCACGCCTGCACCGCCGAGGCCGCCGCGCGCCTGGCCGGAGACGAGAGCGCCGACCCGGCGCCCCGGGTGGCCGAGCTGGAGCAGGCGCTGGCCCGGGTGCGGCTGTCGGTCGCCCCGCTGGTGCACCCGCTGAACCCGGCGCTCGGGCGCAAACGGCGCGCCCGCCGGGTGCTCGCCCTGCTCGACGACTGCGCCCGGGAGATCCGCGGTCTGGTCGCGGTCGCGGCCGACCCGGTGGCCTCGCACGACGCCCGCCTGGCCGCGGCCTGCTGGCGCGTCGAGTCCGCCGTCGAGGCGCTCACCGGGGGCGGCGCCGTCCCCGCGCGGGAGGCCGGGCGCGAGCCCGCCGTGGAACCGGCGCTGGCCCACCTCCACGGCCTGGAACGGGCTCTGGCCGAGCTCGCCGTGCCGCTGCGGGCGGGATCGGGCTCACCGCTGGTCGGGGCCTGA
- a CDS encoding sirohydrochlorin chelatase, with protein sequence MSSSTGPASGLPVRMPRPRQPGRHRRPEPLVAPEGAPALVLAVPGTPSGATRGLAEEVVSIARSELPGLNALIGYLDGDDAEYPSLRAVLVHAAEERTARYELALVAGADVKEPEGPVAVVVPLLAGPDSALLRRIRQAVMDSRVAAELTDVLGPHPLLAEALHVRLSEAGLARADRARLFTVATAADGIILASVGGDEAAQAAGITGMLLAARLAVPVMAAALDQEGSIASVAEQLRSSGSQQLALAPYLIGPEIDASLLEAAAEEAGCSASEPLGPYPAIGKLALAKYTTALGIAPQQAQSTPVR encoded by the coding sequence ATGAGCTCCTCCACTGGGCCCGCGTCCGGCCTGCCAGTACGAATGCCGCGCCCCCGCCAGCCCGGACGGCACCGCCGTCCCGAGCCCCTGGTGGCTCCCGAAGGCGCGCCCGCGCTCGTCCTCGCGGTGCCGGGCACGCCCAGCGGTGCGACGCGCGGTCTCGCCGAGGAGGTCGTGAGCATAGCCCGCTCCGAGTTGCCCGGCCTCAACGCCCTGATCGGGTATCTCGACGGGGACGACGCGGAGTACCCCTCGCTGCGTGCGGTGCTGGTTCACGCCGCCGAGGAGCGCACGGCCCGTTACGAGCTGGCGCTCGTCGCCGGGGCGGATGTGAAGGAGCCCGAGGGCCCCGTCGCCGTCGTCGTGCCGCTGCTGGCGGGCCCGGACAGCGCGCTGCTGCGCCGGATCCGCCAGGCCGTCATGGACAGCCGGGTGGCTGCCGAGCTGACCGACGTGCTGGGCCCGCACCCGCTGCTCGCCGAGGCGCTGCACGTACGGTTGTCCGAGGCCGGTCTGGCCCGCGCCGACCGGGCCCGTCTGTTCACGGTGGCGACCGCCGCGGACGGCATCATCCTGGCGTCCGTGGGCGGTGACGAGGCGGCGCAGGCGGCCGGGATCACCGGCATGCTGCTCGCCGCGCGCCTGGCGGTGCCGGTGATGGCGGCGGCCCTGGACCAGGAGGGTTCCATCGCGTCCGTGGCCGAGCAGCTTCGGTCCTCGGGCTCGCAGCAGCTCGCGCTCGCGCCGTACCTGATCGGGCCGGAGATCGACGCGTCGCTGCTCGAGGCGGCGGCCGAGGAGGCGGGCTGCTCCGCCTCCGAGCCGCTCGGCCCCTACCCGGCGATCGGCAAGCTGGCCCTGGCCAAGTACACGACCGCCCTGGGCATCGCCCCGCAGCAGGCGCAGAGCACGCCGGTGCGCTGA
- a CDS encoding Lrp/AsnC family transcriptional regulator yields MAVDELDTRILRLLLEQPRTSVREYARILGVARGTVQARLDRLERDGVITGTGPVLSPAALGHPVLAFVHIEVTQGHLDDVGDALAAVPEIVEAFSITGGGDLLTRVVARDNAHLEDVIQKLISLPGVVRTRTEVALRERVPHRLLPLVESLGRTARG; encoded by the coding sequence GTGGCCGTGGACGAGCTGGACACCCGCATCCTGCGGCTGCTGCTGGAGCAGCCGCGCACCAGCGTGCGCGAGTACGCCCGCATCCTGGGCGTGGCGCGTGGCACGGTCCAGGCCCGCCTCGACCGGCTGGAGCGGGACGGCGTCATCACCGGCACGGGCCCCGTCCTCTCCCCCGCCGCGCTCGGCCACCCGGTCCTCGCCTTCGTGCACATCGAGGTCACGCAGGGTCACCTGGACGACGTGGGCGACGCCCTCGCCGCGGTGCCCGAGATCGTCGAGGCGTTCTCCATCACCGGCGGCGGGGATCTGCTGACCCGGGTCGTGGCGCGGGACAACGCCCACCTGGAGGACGTGATCCAGAAGCTGATCAGCCTGCCCGGCGTGGTGCGGACCCGCACCGAGGTGGCGCTGCGCGAACGCGTCCCGCACCGGCTGCTGCCGCTGGTGGAGTCCCTCGGTCGCACCGCCCGGGGCTGA
- a CDS encoding lactonase family protein, with amino-acid sequence MAEGDGRQRRAFIGSFTAAGGPGIVTARVAPETGALTALGALDGVPDPSYLALSPDGGTLYAVSETADGAVAAYRVRGDRPEPAGAPVPVDASGPTHLSLFAGHVLTANYGSGSVTAVPLRADGTLARAASGVLRHTGSGPHSPRQQSPHAHQVQPDPSGRWAVSVDLGTDSVRVCTLTDGVPAVHREAALRPGSGPRHLAFHPDGTRAYVVNELTPTVTVCRWDAAEGSLQPLAETPVLPGVPAGDAYPSGIVASRDGRFVWTATRGEDVLSVLAVEGETLRLLGTVPCAGRWPRALTESDGVLYVANERSGDVTWFPVDPGTGLPRRGGSLEVPAASCVIFD; translated from the coding sequence GTGGCAGAGGGCGACGGGCGGCAGCGGCGGGCGTTCATCGGGTCGTTCACGGCGGCCGGGGGCCCCGGGATCGTGACGGCTCGGGTCGCCCCGGAGACCGGCGCGCTCACCGCTCTCGGCGCCCTGGACGGCGTACCGGACCCCTCCTATCTGGCCCTGTCGCCGGACGGGGGGACGCTCTACGCGGTCAGCGAGACCGCCGACGGCGCGGTGGCCGCCTACCGCGTGCGCGGGGACCGGCCCGAACCCGCCGGGGCGCCGGTGCCCGTCGACGCCAGCGGCCCCACCCACCTCAGCCTGTTCGCCGGTCACGTCCTGACCGCCAACTACGGCTCCGGCAGCGTCACCGCCGTGCCCCTGCGCGCCGACGGCACCCTGGCCCGGGCGGCGTCCGGTGTGCTCCGGCACACCGGCTCGGGTCCCCACTCCCCGCGCCAGCAGAGCCCGCACGCCCACCAGGTGCAGCCCGACCCGAGCGGCCGGTGGGCGGTCAGCGTCGACCTCGGCACGGACTCCGTACGGGTGTGCACGCTGACGGACGGCGTCCCGGCCGTGCACCGGGAGGCCGCGCTGCGGCCCGGCTCGGGGCCGCGGCACCTGGCGTTCCACCCGGACGGCACCCGCGCCTACGTGGTCAACGAACTCACCCCGACCGTCACCGTGTGCCGGTGGGACGCGGCCGAGGGCAGCCTCCAGCCGCTCGCCGAGACCCCGGTGCTGCCCGGCGTCCCGGCGGGCGACGCCTACCCCTCGGGCATCGTCGCCTCCCGCGACGGCCGCTTCGTCTGGACGGCGACCCGCGGCGAGGACGTCCTGTCGGTCCTCGCGGTCGAGGGGGAGACCCTGCGGCTACTCGGAACGGTGCCCTGCGCGGGCCGGTGGCCCCGGGCGCTCACCGAGTCGGACGGTGTCCTGTACGTGGCGAACGAACGCTCCGGAGACGTGACCTGGTTCCCGGTCGACCCCGGTACCGGGTTGCCGCGCCGCGGCGGCTCCCTCGAGGTGCCGGCGGCCTCCTGCGTGATCTTCGACTGA
- a CDS encoding N-acetylglucosamine kinase produces the protein MSTSAADPADADGFLAVDSGGSGLRVVAGTAGRGVLGLRTSREPVRTGARGIDPGHLMEQLVPMARALAAETGVRRPRVVVVGAAGLATLGDGLRDELPAALARELGTRTVALAADAVTAYAGALGPRPGAVVAAGTGLIAIGTDLTRWRRADGWGHLLGDCGGGAWIGRAGLEAALRAHDGRDGGSARLLARAEEQFGPVSGLPGVLYPRPDRPAVLASFAPQVAAACADGDPVAADVMRAAARHMADSAAAVCPRAEGALVAVTGGLLKLGDALVAPLEEELAKRLPHARRVVAEGDPLDGSVRVATGLATGSLTLPGDEAMLWVTTAPES, from the coding sequence GTGTCGACGTCCGCCGCGGACCCGGCGGACGCGGACGGCTTCCTCGCCGTGGACTCCGGTGGCTCCGGCCTCCGGGTCGTCGCGGGGACCGCCGGACGCGGAGTCTTGGGCCTGCGGACGTCCCGGGAACCGGTCCGCACCGGTGCGCGGGGGATCGACCCCGGACATCTCATGGAGCAACTCGTGCCCATGGCCCGGGCCCTGGCGGCCGAGACGGGCGTGCGGCGCCCCCGCGTCGTCGTGGTCGGGGCGGCCGGTCTCGCCACCCTCGGCGACGGACTGCGCGACGAGCTGCCCGCCGCCCTCGCCCGCGAACTGGGCACCCGGACCGTCGCGCTCGCCGCCGACGCCGTCACCGCCTATGCCGGCGCCCTGGGCCCCCGGCCGGGTGCCGTGGTCGCCGCCGGCACCGGCTTGATCGCGATCGGCACCGACCTGACGCGCTGGCGCCGCGCGGACGGCTGGGGGCATCTGCTCGGCGACTGCGGCGGCGGCGCCTGGATCGGCCGGGCCGGGCTGGAGGCGGCCCTGCGTGCCCACGACGGGCGCGACGGCGGCTCCGCCCGGCTGCTCGCCCGGGCCGAGGAACAGTTCGGGCCGGTCTCCGGGCTGCCCGGCGTCCTGTACCCCCGTCCCGACCGCCCGGCCGTCCTCGCCTCCTTCGCGCCCCAGGTGGCCGCCGCCTGCGCGGACGGCGACCCCGTCGCGGCGGACGTGATGCGCGCCGCGGCCCGCCACATGGCCGACTCCGCCGCCGCGGTGTGCCCGCGCGCGGAAGGGGCCCTGGTCGCCGTCACCGGCGGCCTGCTGAAGCTGGGCGACGCCCTCGTCGCGCCCCTGGAGGAGGAGCTGGCGAAACGGCTGCCGCACGCACGGCGGGTGGTGGCCGAGGGTGATCCGCTGGACGGCTCGGTCCGCGTCGCCACCGGACTCGCGACCGGCTCCCTCACCCTCCCGGGGGATGAGGCGATGCTGTGGGTGACGACCGCGCCGGAAAGCTGA